TGGGGATCGAGATGATTCGCGGTTTCATTCCCATCATGGGCACGTGGGCTTTCGTCGCCAATACGCTCCATGGTCAGCCGTGGTTGATCCAGCCGGTCAGCATCTTTGGCATCTTCGGCCTCGGCCTGCTCATCATGTTTGTCAACTATGGGTTGGGGCTGGGTGCGTTATACCTCTTCGACAAGCGCTGGAAACTGGACCCAGATGTTCGGCCCCTCGCCGGTCGGTCGGTGCGCAACTGGGGCCTGGGCCTGCTCGCCGCGCTGATGGCGTGGACCGGTATCAGCCTGGTTCTCTTCCACACGCCGGCCACTCCGATGGTTCGAGTCGCCGCGCTGCACTACGATGCCGGGGAGTCTCCCTGGCATTCGGTGGACAAATTCGTTGAACTCACCCGTCAGGCGGCCCGACAGGGGGCACGGGTCATTGTCTGGCCGGAGAAGGCAATTGAAGGCGATCCCCAGGTCACAAACACCGCCGAATTCCGCCAGCTGGCCGCTGAAACCAATGCGCATCTGGCTCTGGGCTACTTTGTCAAGGTGACAGACAGGATCTGGCGCAACGAAACCACCCTGCTGGCGCCTGATGGGCGGTTTCTGGGCGTCTATGGTAAAGATCACCCTGTCAGCTTTGCCGGGGAGAGCAGTCCAACACGCGGGACATATCCGGTGTACGACACGCCTCTGGGTAGAATTGGCACGATCATCTGTTACGACCTCGATTTTACCGATACAGCCCGCAAGGTCACTCGTAATGGTGCACAGTTGATCCTGGTTCCCTCACATGACTGGCCTGGGATCGCCACAAAGCACTACCCGCATCTGGTCTTTCGCGCCATTGAGAACCGCGTCGCCATGGTCAAGTCTGATAGCAGCGGAAACGATTCGGTGGTCATTGATCCATACGGGCGAATCATCGCGGCCGCAATCACGCCAGGCGGTGACAAGACCGGTCAGGTTGTAGTTGCCGATGTATCCCTGGGAACGGGGGATACGCTCGCCGTTCGCCTTGGCGACTGGACAGGCTGGATTGCCCTGGTCGGGATGGCATTCTTCATTCTTTACGCCCCCCTGACAAGGGCGAGAGCAAAGCGCAAGCAAGACACACCGCTTGGACGACAGCACGACATACCTGGCCGAGAAGGCCAATGACATGCTTTATCTCAAGGCCGGTATGCGGGCTAACCGGCACTTGCATCTGACGCCGCTCCGCTGCGCTTCGCGGCGCAAATCCTGCACATCATGATTACATTAGAGAGCATGGCTATCGATTCAACGGGAAACACCACGAGATCTATTTGAGCGATCCAAGGAGAACGGCACCGAATAGGTTGAAAACGATACTTCGGCAGCCTATCCGGAAACGTAACACCGATTGCATCCGATAGCGCTCCGAAGCTTCGAATCAATATGCTGTATGAACCGATTTCCCGCCCGGATGATCCACGGCTCGGTGAGGCCTTCCGACCATCATCACGTGAGAAAAATCCCACCCTCAAACGTATAGATTAGTGAGACCATCTGAGGGTGAAAAAACATGGATCTGTCCAAATACACGGGCAGGGGTGTCAAGATAGGGCTGATAGACAGCGGGGTGGACCGAGACCATCCCGCTATCCACAACATCAAAGCCGGCATATCGATTAAACTCGATTCCCAAAGGAGGCTGTATCTATCGGATGATTTCGAGGATCAACACGGTCACGGCACGGGATGTGCCTACATAATCTCGAAGCTCGCCCCTCACTCAGAGCTCTACGTGGTCAAGGTCTTCGAAGAAAAATTGCTGTGCGAGGAGAGGCGAGTTGTAGAAGCGATACGGTGGCTGATAGAACAGAAGGTGGACATCATCAACCTCAGCATGCAATCCCCGCATGAGGAGAGCAGGGATACCTTCCAACCGATATGTGAGGAGGCGCTTGAAAGCGGCATGATGCTGATAGCGGCCAGAGACCCTACCGTCCCGGTCGCCTATCCGGCCGATCTGGAGGGGGTGATAGGCGTCGTGCCGATAAAGGCTTGTGGCAGATATGAGTATCTCTACATCCGCGACGGCGATCGGTGGTATCTGGGAGCCAGGGGGGATCTGCAGCGATTGGCGGATAAGGGTGGTGGTTTCACGCTCAACAGAGGTCCCAGCTATGCTGCGCCACACATAACCGCGATAACCGCCCTGATGATGGAGGCGCTGGGAAGCAAAGATCGGGATGAGGTGATCAAAACGCTTATCTCCAACGCCTCGGGTGAGATCGAGGGGTTGAGATCTCATCCGGTTCATCTCCCGATAAACCCTCCTCCTGCGCCGCCCGCCCTGCCGGAGAACCGACCGAGCCGTGTTCAGATCCGCAAAGCATCCCTCTATCCCTATACCGATGAAATGAGGCTCCTCGTCAGATACAGATCTCAGCTCTCCTTCTCCCTCGTGGGGACGGCGGATACCTTGGATTGCGAGCTGATGGGAAAGGATGCGGGTGAGCCGCTTGGGCTAAAGCCCGCCGGTTTCAGGGTGGTGCATGACCTTAAAAAGGCCTGTTCTAAAGCCGATACCCTGATCGTGGGCGATCTGAGCCGGATGAATATGATCTTCGGCATGGACGCAACAAGAGCGATCATCACAAGGGCGATCGATCTGGACGTGAACGTGTATTCGATCCAGATCCTGAATCCCGATTCCTACGCCGATCTATTCGATATGGCGAGGCGGAGAAGGCTGAGCTTGAACTGTCCTTCGATCAACTGTCTGGGCGAGCCCATAGATCTCCGATGCGTCCTGCCGCTGAGCAGGATAACCGTCCCGATGATGGCGATCTTCGGAACAAGGGCCGAACATCGTGCCTTCGAGCTGCAGTTGCTGCTGCGGGAGAAACTGCTGAGGGAGAGATGCAAGGTGGCCTGCCTGGGAACGGACAACAGGTCAGAGCTCTTCAATTTCGAGATCTGCTTCCCGATGGACGTCCATACCTCGATGAAGATCCCTCCCGGCGAGCAGATGCATTACCTGCAGGCGGGTGTTTCAAAGGTGTTCAAGGAGATAAACCCTGACCTTATCCTGATAGGCTCTCAGGTACATCTGATCCCCGTGGAGGTGGACGACATAGGCGTTATGGGCTCAATAGCCGTATCGCTCAGCCTTAAACCCGATTACTACGTCCTCCAGTTCGAGCCGGAGGATCCGATAGAGTTCCTCGGCTGCTGCCTGGATTTCATCCGATCATTCGGCAGAGGGGAGATA
This region of Candidatus Poribacteria bacterium genomic DNA includes:
- a CDS encoding apolipoprotein N-acyltransferase, translated to MTWLPLIIGVVVFFADRGTRAFHERTGYRWFVWHGALTWVGIEMIRGFIPIMGTWAFVANTLHGQPWLIQPVSIFGIFGLGLLIMFVNYGLGLGALYLFDKRWKLDPDVRPLAGRSVRNWGLGLLAALMAWTGISLVLFHTPATPMVRVAALHYDAGESPWHSVDKFVELTRQAARQGARVIVWPEKAIEGDPQVTNTAEFRQLAAETNAHLALGYFVKVTDRIWRNETTLLAPDGRFLGVYGKDHPVSFAGESSPTRGTYPVYDTPLGRIGTIICYDLDFTDTARKVTRNGAQLILVPSHDWPGIATKHYPHLVFRAIENRVAMVKSDSSGNDSVVIDPYGRIIAAAITPGGDKTGQVVVADVSLGTGDTLAVRLGDWTGWIALVGMAFFILYAPLTRARAKRKQDTPLGRQHDIPGREGQ
- a CDS encoding S8 family serine peptidase — encoded protein: MDLSKYTGRGVKIGLIDSGVDRDHPAIHNIKAGISIKLDSQRRLYLSDDFEDQHGHGTGCAYIISKLAPHSELYVVKVFEEKLLCEERRVVEAIRWLIEQKVDIINLSMQSPHEESRDTFQPICEEALESGMMLIAARDPTVPVAYPADLEGVIGVVPIKACGRYEYLYIRDGDRWYLGARGDLQRLADKGGGFTLNRGPSYAAPHITAITALMMEALGSKDRDEVIKTLISNASGEIEGLRSHPVHLPINPPPAPPALPENRPSRVQIRKASLYPYTDEMRLLVRYRSQLSFSLVGTADTLDCELMGKDAGEPLGLKPAGFRVVHDLKKACSKADTLIVGDLSRMNMIFGMDATRAIITRAIDLDVNVYSIQILNPDSYADLFDMARRRRLSLNCPSINCLGEPIDLRCVLPLSRITVPMMAIFGTRAEHRAFELQLLLREKLLRERCKVACLGTDNRSELFNFEICFPMDVHTSMKIPPGEQMHYLQAGVSKVFKEINPDLILIGSQVHLIPVEVDDIGVMGSIAVSLSLKPDYYVLQFEPEDPIEFLGCCLDFIRSFGRGEIVALVMNDMNITSDQELDERILMIGSSLQIPALRMGDPELGDKIVRLMCEGENGVER